The genome window CGCCGCCCTTCGACGAATTCATACAGTCCCATACCATGCTCGGAATCCCGCGCCAAGGGTTGAGGCAAAGCGCGCAGCCCTTGATTCCAGGCGAATTGCGTAAAGCGAAATTCGGAATCGAGCCGGTCGCGAGGATCGTTTTCATGGCGAAAATAGGCTTTGAGAAAATAACGGGATCGATCCAATTCGATGCGGTAGCCGCGATTGTTGCCGCCGCCAGGAACGGGATGCAGCGAAAAATCGCCGTTCAGACCGGCGGACTTCAACAAGGAGGGAATAGCGGCTTGAATTTCGGATTCCGTAATCACGCCAACGCCTTTTAATTAATTAAAAAGTAGGATGAGTCGCGTTTTTTGACCCATCGGTTTTCAATAATGGATGGGTCAAACGGCATGACTCATCCTACGCTCGTAATCCCTAATCGATTCGAAACCAGCTGCTTCTCAATGAGGAAATTATCTCTTCCCACGAATGAAAGATCGAATAATCGCCGTCGGAAGAATATAGATAATGAGGATCGAATAAAACCTTCTTCACTTGAGATGGAAACTGCGCATGGCGCAGACATTCGGGAAGATCGTCGATAAACCAAGAACATCCCAACTCGGCGATGCGCTCCAGTTTTTTTTCCAACGTTAATTCGAAAAATACTTGCTCCCGCGATAATCCGATCCCGTCTTTTTCGTAAAAGCCATTCTCTTCCAGCCAAGCTTGCGCGCTTTGATGAAGATCGCAACGCGGCCCGATGACGGGATAGCGGGTTTTAAAACTGACGATGCAAGGCTTAACGCCCCAAGCGCAACAATCGCGGAAAAAATCGGCGACTCCAGGATAGGGCTGCGCTTCCAACATGCGCAAACCGTAGACGCGCCCTTGCAATTCCGTCCAGTCGTCTTCCCTTCCCTGGCGGCGCAGGTAATCCCGTACTTCGTTTTTTGAATCAGGAACGTCTTGAGGGATCAATCCCAATTCCATAGCGGCGCGATGGAAGAGGCCGTCGTAACACACAATTGTATTGTCGAAATCGATTCCGATGAGAATCCCAGGCATAGAGTATTCTACTATTAATGAATGGAATTAAAGAAGATTTTTAATTTTCTCTGCGATGCTATCCGCATCCAAACCGTACTGTCTTCGAGCGAAATTCTGAGAGCCGGTCTCATAGAGAAAGCGGTCGGCGGAACCAAACCGCGCTAATTTCGCCGGGAAGGGCGGACGATCGGCAAGCCATTCCGCTACGGCGGCGCCGAAGCCGCCGATCAGGCTATGTTCCTCGATCGTCGCCACGACGCGGCAATGGCTGAACACTTTTTTCAAGCATTCTTCATCCAATGGCTTCACGGTGTGAAAACTTTCCACTCTCGCCGAATATCCCGCTTGTTCCAGCTTTTCTGCCGCTTGCAAAACAACGGAGATCATATTTCCCGTACTCAGAAGGCAAACGTCGTTTCCTGGACGCAGGCAAATCGATTTGCCGATAACGAAATCCGGCGGGGCGGCGTGAACGACGGGTTCGTTTTTCTTGCCGATGCGGATATAAATCGGTCCGTCATGCTTCAAGGCGGCGCGCACCGCCGCTTTCACTTCCACAGCATCCGCCGGACAGATCACCGTCATCCCCGGAAGAACGCGCAGCATGGCGATGTCTTCGCAAGAATGATGCGTAGCGCCCAGGCTGGCGTAGGAAAGGCCGGAGCCGGTGCCAACGATGGTTACGGGGACATTATGATAGCAGAGATCGACCCGGATTTGCTCCAGACACCGCGCTGTGATGAAAGGGGTAATGGTGTAGCAGATGGGACGCAATCCGCTCATGGCCATCCCCGCCGCGACGCCGATCATATTGGCTTCGGCGACGCCGCAATTGTAAAAGCGGTTGGGGCTGAAATCTTTAAACTGATTGAACAAACGGTTGCCGATATCCCCCGCTAATAACACCAGCCTGGGGTCTTCCTGCGTAAGTTCCGTTACAACAGCGGCGAAAGCGTTTCTCATGATTCCACCAATCCCAACTCCCGCTTCGCCGCGAACACCTCTTCTTCCGTAGGAACGCGGTAATGCCAGTTATTGTCGTCCTCCATGAAAGAGACGCCTTTGCCTTTGACCGTCTTGGCAATAATCGCTCTTGGCTTGCCGGAACCGTCGGGAACGGTATGGAGCAGCGCGCATAAAGCCGATAGATCGTGGCCGTCGATTTCATGAGCGTCCCATCCGAAAGCCGCCCATTTTTCCCGCAACGGCTTCAGCGCCAGCACTTCTTCGCTGCGTCCCG of Candidatus Omnitrophota bacterium contains these proteins:
- a CDS encoding transketolase C-terminal domain-containing protein, encoding MRNAFAAVVTELTQEDPRLVLLAGDIGNRLFNQFKDFSPNRFYNCGVAEANMIGVAAGMAMSGLRPICYTITPFITARCLEQIRVDLCYHNVPVTIVGTGSGLSYASLGATHHSCEDIAMLRVLPGMTVICPADAVEVKAAVRAALKHDGPIYIRIGKKNEPVVHAAPPDFVIGKSICLRPGNDVCLLSTGNMISVVLQAAEKLEQAGYSARVESFHTVKPLDEECLKKVFSHCRVVATIEEHSLIGGFGAAVAEWLADRPPFPAKLARFGSADRFLYETGSQNFARRQYGLDADSIAEKIKNLL